In Aminobacterium sp. MB27-C1, a single genomic region encodes these proteins:
- a CDS encoding FeoA family protein, protein MSKPEILPLSELPAGSLAVVSKVEGSAELKRKVLEMGLVPGTPLMIRRKAPLNDPISISFRGYELSLRVYEAETILVKKAGCGECGGNCGSCWGCH, encoded by the coding sequence TTGAGTAAACCAGAAATACTTCCCTTAAGTGAATTGCCAGCTGGCAGTCTTGCTGTTGTTTCTAAGGTGGAAGGAAGTGCCGAACTGAAACGGAAGGTGCTCGAAATGGGGTTAGTTCCGGGAACCCCCTTGATGATTCGAAGAAAAGCGCCTCTGAATGATCCTATATCCATTTCATTTCGGGGCTATGAGCTGAGTCTGCGTGTTTACGAAGCTGAAACAATTTTAGTGAAAAAAGCCGGTTGCGGTGAATGTGGCGGAAATTGTGGATCTTGCTGGGGGTGCCATTAG
- a CDS encoding FeoA family protein — protein sequence MMPLNFVHEGAVVRIENMAGGMSFRKRMAELGLLPGATFTVLRTGGGPFLLKVGETRLALGQGVGNRIFVREV from the coding sequence ATGATGCCACTTAATTTCGTTCATGAAGGCGCGGTGGTGCGTATTGAAAACATGGCAGGTGGAATGTCTTTCAGAAAAAGAATGGCCGAATTGGGATTACTGCCTGGCGCTACATTTACGGTTCTCCGTACGGGAGGCGGTCCCTTCTTATTGAAGGTGGGAGAAACTCGTCTCGCCCTTGGACAAGGTGTTGGAAACCGCATTTTCGTCAGAGAAGTGTAA
- a CDS encoding DtxR family transcriptional regulator produces MTGRAIKIVSARIEDYLEVIFSLEIHGHEATVTELAERLKVTKGTVVSAVKKLVEADMLDHEPYGAVALTETGRERALSVYRRHTHLYFLFTELLGFGKDKAWDLACIMEHEMDDETDGRLLALTDFFCRAQREGATWLKELQSEMDDPSRLPCPLVTLKPGMKGIINRVTSEGSLRKRLLEMGLVPGSEIEMVKSSPLGDPIEFETRGMNIALRRSEAATVWVRRKKEDE; encoded by the coding sequence ATAACAGGGAGGGCGATCAAAATAGTCTCCGCTCGAATAGAAGATTATCTTGAAGTAATTTTTTCTCTTGAAATTCATGGGCATGAAGCCACAGTGACAGAGCTTGCCGAACGATTGAAGGTAACGAAAGGCACTGTTGTTTCTGCTGTGAAAAAGCTTGTCGAAGCAGACATGCTCGACCATGAGCCTTATGGCGCCGTAGCTCTTACTGAAACAGGAAGAGAGCGTGCTTTAAGCGTGTATAGGCGTCATACCCATCTCTATTTTCTATTTACCGAGCTGCTCGGTTTTGGAAAAGATAAAGCATGGGATCTGGCATGCATTATGGAACATGAAATGGACGACGAAACCGACGGCCGATTGCTGGCCTTAACAGATTTCTTCTGCCGGGCGCAGCGTGAAGGTGCTACATGGCTCAAAGAGCTGCAAAGTGAAATGGATGACCCTTCCCGTCTTCCGTGTCCCCTTGTCACGCTCAAGCCCGGCATGAAGGGTATTATCAACAGAGTTACATCTGAAGGATCTCTCCGCAAGCGATTGCTTGAAATGGGGCTGGTTCCTGGATCAGAAATAGAAATGGTAAAGTCTTCTCCCCTGGGAGACCCTATAGAGTTTGAAACGCGAGGCATGAATATTGCTCTACGTCGCAGCGAAGCTGCTACAGTGTGGGTACGACGCAAGAAGGAGGATGAATGA
- a CDS encoding sulfite exporter TauE/SafE family protein: protein MVKVLLVLIALVNGLYAFRFASDFLKHRKEAWAEPGNNLFLAVWGAVVFFLSTFGISDFALSTILYRAKKFVSDTKLPGTLNTQCAIPVAVMALAYISTIRVDTITLVSCIVAQMIGAYVGPRFVVKLPAGTIRKFMGAGLVVAAMFILAGKFNLVPSGGDAVGLTGSKLIIAVVLLFIYGALNNVGIGSYAPTMATIYALGVNPAVAFPIMMGACTFSVPMGAMEFVRLGQYGRKITFFSSVFGIIGVLAAVFIVKSLNLSMIQWVVAAVVLYSGGSMLYEELFKVKKLCESEA from the coding sequence GTGGTTAAGGTATTACTCGTATTAATCGCACTTGTGAATGGTCTTTATGCTTTTCGATTTGCTTCAGACTTTTTGAAGCATAGAAAAGAAGCATGGGCAGAGCCTGGAAACAATCTCTTTCTAGCTGTCTGGGGGGCAGTGGTGTTCTTTCTTTCTACTTTTGGCATTTCCGATTTTGCTCTTTCGACAATTTTGTATCGTGCAAAAAAATTCGTTAGTGATACGAAGTTGCCGGGAACCCTTAATACTCAGTGCGCTATACCTGTAGCTGTTATGGCTCTTGCATATATTTCGACAATTCGCGTTGACACAATAACTCTCGTATCGTGTATTGTCGCTCAAATGATTGGCGCCTATGTGGGGCCACGATTTGTTGTCAAACTTCCCGCTGGCACAATCAGAAAGTTTATGGGAGCTGGTCTTGTTGTAGCAGCTATGTTTATTCTTGCCGGTAAATTTAATCTTGTTCCTTCTGGTGGCGATGCCGTTGGACTTACTGGTTCCAAGTTGATAATCGCCGTTGTCCTTCTCTTCATTTATGGGGCTTTAAATAATGTAGGTATTGGTTCCTATGCTCCTACGATGGCTACTATTTACGCACTTGGAGTCAATCCTGCAGTAGCTTTCCCCATTATGATGGGAGCATGCACATTCTCAGTTCCTATGGGTGCTATGGAGTTTGTTCGCCTTGGACAGTACGGACGTAAAATTACGTTTTTCTCCAGCGTTTTCGGAATCATAGGAGTCTTGGCAGCAGTCTTTATTGTAAAAAGTCTCAATCTTTCCATGATCCAGTGGGTTGTTGCAGCAGTAGTTCTTTATTCTGGCGGAAGTATGTTGTACGAAGAATTATTTAAAGTTAAGAAACTGTGTGAAAGCGAAGCATAG
- a CDS encoding ornithine cyclodeaminase family protein: protein MLLISHEDILKVFTMRDAIEADKQAFVTHYKGMSDVPLRTNFSLKDGQSLFMSAYAKDINACGVKIVSVYPENSKKGLPAVPATMVLLDGETGLVSAIIEGTTLTQMRTGAIAGAATELLSREDSTVGALFGTGGQAASQLEALLTVRPLKEVRVFDIDIDRSQAFVDAQKALSERFNAKIRVAKSPDEAVEDADVITAVTTSRHPVFDGKKIKEGAHVNGVGAYTPEMQELDSALIERADKIFVDNKEAVLAEAGDFIIPTREGKFSEDRIHGELGALIENDVKGRESNSEITLFKTVGFATLDVVAAYTIYQRAKEAGVGQEIRL from the coding sequence ATGTTATTGATTTCTCACGAGGATATTTTAAAAGTATTTACAATGCGTGATGCCATCGAGGCAGATAAACAGGCTTTCGTAACTCACTATAAAGGCATGAGTGATGTGCCTCTGCGAACAAATTTTTCGTTGAAAGATGGTCAGAGTCTTTTCATGTCTGCTTATGCTAAGGATATTAATGCCTGTGGGGTTAAGATTGTCTCTGTCTATCCTGAAAATAGTAAAAAAGGTTTACCGGCAGTTCCTGCAACTATGGTATTGCTTGATGGAGAGACAGGTCTTGTTTCAGCTATTATTGAAGGAACCACTCTTACCCAGATGAGAACAGGCGCTATTGCCGGTGCTGCTACAGAACTCCTTTCGAGAGAAGATTCTACTGTAGGTGCCTTGTTTGGAACAGGCGGACAGGCTGCTTCTCAATTGGAAGCTCTGTTAACAGTTCGTCCTTTAAAAGAAGTGAGGGTATTCGATATTGATATAGACCGCTCGCAGGCTTTTGTTGATGCTCAGAAGGCTTTATCCGAAAGATTCAATGCGAAGATCAGAGTTGCTAAATCTCCCGACGAAGCTGTTGAAGATGCTGATGTTATTACTGCTGTTACAACATCTAGGCACCCTGTTTTTGACGGTAAAAAGATAAAAGAAGGTGCCCATGTCAACGGTGTAGGTGCATATACGCCAGAAATGCAAGAACTCGATTCTGCTCTTATCGAGAGAGCCGATAAAATTTTTGTTGATAATAAAGAGGCTGTTTTGGCAGAAGCTGGAGATTTTATCATCCCAACGAGGGAAGGTAAATTTTCAGAAGACAGAATTCACGGAGAACTTGGTGCCCTTATAGAAAATGACGTGAAAGGGCGAGAAAGCAATAGCGAAATCACGCTCTTTAAAACTGTTGGTTTTGCAACACTTGATGTTGTAGCTGCCTATACAATTTATCAAAGGGCAAAAGAAGCCGGAGTTGGTCAAGAAATACGTTTGTAA
- a CDS encoding transcriptional regulator, whose amino-acid sequence MNKKCHPLLVPFIPLVKMLEQTLGSDYEVVLHDVSEGEHKIIAIAHGELTGRTADSPLTDFGEYLLESSDYNNVDFISNYPSHAPDGRAMRSSVSIIRDDNTKIIGFLCINYDMTRARMLKSLFEELTCTTALSSPSIQSETFVPSSESLLKEMLEETRAQRGGRPLRYTTKQEKLEILQSLEEKGFFSLKGAVETLCKELGKSRFTVYGYLREIRNNK is encoded by the coding sequence ATGAATAAAAAATGTCATCCCCTTTTAGTTCCATTCATTCCGCTAGTAAAAATGTTAGAACAGACTTTAGGTTCTGACTATGAAGTGGTTCTCCATGATGTATCAGAGGGTGAACACAAAATAATTGCCATAGCCCACGGGGAACTGACAGGACGAACAGCGGATTCTCCTCTTACTGACTTTGGTGAGTATCTGCTTGAAAGCAGCGACTATAATAACGTTGATTTTATTTCGAATTACCCCTCTCATGCCCCTGATGGACGTGCTATGCGTTCGAGTGTAAGTATTATTCGGGATGATAATACTAAAATAATAGGCTTTTTATGCATAAACTACGATATGACGCGGGCAAGAATGCTCAAAAGCCTTTTTGAAGAACTCACGTGTACAACAGCCTTGTCGTCGCCGAGCATTCAGTCTGAAACCTTTGTGCCTTCTTCTGAGTCTCTGCTTAAAGAAATGTTAGAAGAAACTCGGGCTCAACGTGGAGGAAGACCGTTACGATATACGACGAAGCAGGAAAAACTTGAAATTTTACAGTCTCTCGAAGAAAAGGGATTCTTTAGTCTTAAGGGCGCTGTGGAAACGCTCTGCAAAGAACTTGGGAAGAGCCGTTTTACCGTTTATGGTTATCTACGGGAGATTCGCAATAACAAATAA
- a CDS encoding ATP-binding protein, giving the protein MKGRTLQEVWEQCQNTCPSCAHLYKHIENQYHRVLENLFEPFALYQIVYDDEGIPIDAKFLHVNPVYEEYFRFPREYLIGKTFKEIWSASGDWLKNILDAAVSKETCCCEGFSEECSSHMRGIAFPVLPDKVAVLFWDLSDLKKSEKALAFSKDRLHQYREELRQLVIQLSLSEALTRRKIASEIHDKMGYSFVNLIQHFEKMKPLLSSKEAEDELNAATVLVENVLHEMRNLTFQISSPVLYEVGLGAALKALGESIFENHNIHFSYDGKLSDQGIDDNVCVLLYQMVKELFVNVIKHAKAQNVSVLLRRGREMVRVIVEDDGIGFSHPFSKHRNDPHHFGLFSIRERLKYIGGSIEIYSEPDKGSTIYMTAPISLPENTQSIWDV; this is encoded by the coding sequence TTGAAAGGGCGAACATTACAAGAAGTATGGGAGCAGTGCCAAAATACATGTCCTTCCTGTGCTCATCTCTATAAACATATAGAAAATCAATATCATAGAGTTTTAGAGAATCTATTTGAACCCTTTGCTCTTTATCAGATTGTTTATGACGATGAGGGGATTCCTATAGATGCTAAATTCTTGCATGTTAATCCAGTATATGAAGAGTATTTTCGTTTCCCGAGAGAATATCTTATTGGCAAAACGTTTAAAGAGATATGGAGCGCCTCTGGAGATTGGCTAAAAAACATTCTTGATGCAGCTGTATCGAAGGAAACATGTTGCTGTGAGGGATTCAGCGAGGAGTGCTCCAGCCATATGAGGGGTATTGCCTTTCCCGTTTTGCCCGATAAGGTGGCCGTTCTTTTTTGGGATCTCTCTGATCTAAAAAAGTCGGAAAAAGCTCTTGCTTTTAGTAAAGATCGACTTCATCAATATCGTGAAGAACTAAGACAGCTTGTAATACAGCTTTCTCTTTCAGAGGCGTTAACCAGAAGAAAAATAGCTTCTGAAATTCACGATAAAATGGGCTATTCCTTTGTAAATCTCATTCAGCATTTTGAGAAGATGAAGCCGTTGCTTTCTTCAAAAGAAGCAGAAGATGAGTTGAATGCAGCTACTGTCCTTGTTGAAAATGTTCTTCACGAAATGAGAAATCTTACCTTCCAGATAAGCTCGCCAGTACTTTATGAAGTAGGATTAGGAGCAGCTTTGAAAGCATTAGGAGAGTCTATTTTTGAAAATCACAATATCCACTTTTCCTACGATGGAAAGCTTTCTGATCAGGGTATCGATGATAATGTATGTGTTCTTCTTTACCAGATGGTTAAAGAACTTTTCGTCAATGTTATAAAGCATGCAAAGGCTCAGAATGTAAGTGTATTACTTCGTAGAGGACGCGAAATGGTGCGTGTGATCGTAGAAGATGACGGCATTGGGTTTTCTCACCCATTTAGCAAGCACAGAAACGACCCCCATCATTTTGGCCTTTTCAGCATACGAGAGAGGTTGAAATATATTGGTGGGAGTATAGAAATTTATTCGGAGCCAGATAAAGGGAGCACCATATATATGACGGCTCCCATTTCTCTTCCAGAAAATACACAGTCGATATGGGACGTATAA
- a CDS encoding response regulator transcription factor, producing the protein MINIFLVDDHKIFLDGLQVLISNEPDMHVLGVAYSGPQALEMLKNMEAPDVIVLDIAMPGMKGVDLARIILKERPATKVMALSMYANNYIISEMISVGVKGYVLKDCTSKDLLLAIRAISSGGMFFCEEVSKIISKDYTQIMQQGPTSSEVTLTERELDVLKLLVDGKSVNEISQILHISKNTVNSHRTNIMVKLNCETIVDLIRYSIRKGFFEFDK; encoded by the coding sequence ATGATAAATATTTTTCTTGTCGATGATCATAAAATTTTTCTTGATGGCCTCCAGGTTCTTATTTCCAATGAACCGGATATGCACGTTTTAGGAGTGGCCTATTCAGGGCCGCAAGCTCTTGAAATGTTAAAAAATATGGAGGCGCCGGATGTTATTGTTCTCGATATTGCCATGCCTGGTATGAAAGGTGTGGATTTAGCTCGAATTATTCTAAAAGAACGTCCGGCTACAAAAGTAATGGCTCTTTCAATGTATGCCAATAATTACATTATTTCTGAAATGATTAGTGTAGGGGTAAAGGGATATGTTTTAAAAGATTGCACTTCAAAAGATCTTCTTTTGGCTATTCGTGCAATTTCTTCTGGTGGAATGTTTTTCTGCGAGGAAGTCAGTAAGATAATTTCTAAGGATTACACACAGATCATGCAGCAGGGGCCTACTTCTTCAGAAGTAACTTTGACAGAGAGAGAGTTAGATGTTTTAAAGTTGCTTGTTGATGGAAAGAGTGTGAACGAAATCAGTCAAATTTTACACATAAGTAAAAATACAGTTAACTCTCATCGTACCAATATTATGGTGAAGTTGAATTGTGAAACGATAGTTGATCTCATTCGATACTCGATACGCAAGGGGTTTTTCGAATTCGACAAGTAA
- a CDS encoding glycine/sarcosine/betaine reductase component B subunit, whose product MLELVSNIYEVRSIAFGDSTFYKEGVLSINRAEVEALIREDENVGEITLSLTKPGDSARIVHVWDVIEPRTKVDGPGAIFPGWLDAPISYAEGTMNRMPGAAVVTCTEYSPDSDAYTVQCESIIDMSGPAAEICPYSQTNNLVMEILPRDKMSIPEHNKMVTKAGLKIAKYLADVTIGQVPSKTETYALGKKNPNLPNVALLLVVSGSTAALDTYINGFSCVGIMPTLIHPNEILQGSLVASTALVASIKNFTYDYQNNALINELFKDNGVKHNFVGVVVERGYAYEYDDKVRLSSHAANLIRHLEADGVIITSEGGGNILLETMLACRECEERGIKTAIVMSEFCGHQGTGSPFVDSVPEADLIVSTGNTEELMEFPEMEVAYGGKTWIATDVPSNKAIKRSIYDTVASANSMLGHAKLKAYDY is encoded by the coding sequence ATGCTGGAATTAGTCAGTAATATCTATGAAGTACGCAGTATTGCTTTTGGAGATAGTACCTTTTATAAAGAAGGGGTATTGTCAATTAACCGTGCAGAAGTCGAAGCTCTCATTCGAGAAGACGAAAATGTGGGAGAAATTACTCTTTCTTTGACCAAACCCGGAGATTCTGCACGAATAGTTCATGTTTGGGACGTTATTGAACCTAGAACAAAAGTAGATGGCCCGGGTGCGATATTCCCTGGTTGGCTCGATGCCCCCATTAGTTATGCCGAAGGAACAATGAACAGGATGCCTGGCGCTGCAGTCGTTACATGTACAGAGTATTCCCCTGATAGTGATGCTTATACAGTCCAATGTGAAAGTATCATCGATATGAGTGGTCCTGCCGCAGAAATTTGCCCATATTCTCAGACTAATAATTTAGTTATGGAAATATTACCTCGCGATAAGATGTCAATCCCTGAGCACAACAAAATGGTTACCAAGGCAGGTTTAAAGATTGCCAAATATCTTGCAGATGTCACAATTGGCCAGGTTCCTTCAAAAACCGAAACGTATGCCCTCGGTAAAAAAAATCCTAACCTACCTAATGTGGCTCTGTTACTTGTCGTTTCAGGTTCGACTGCTGCCCTTGATACGTATATCAACGGATTCAGCTGTGTTGGAATAATGCCCACCCTTATTCATCCCAATGAAATTTTGCAGGGGTCTCTTGTTGCAAGTACTGCCCTTGTCGCTTCAATTAAAAACTTTACATACGATTATCAGAATAATGCTCTTATTAATGAACTCTTCAAAGATAACGGAGTTAAACACAACTTCGTAGGTGTTGTTGTTGAGCGAGGCTATGCCTATGAATACGACGATAAAGTTCGCTTAAGTTCCCATGCAGCAAACCTTATACGCCACCTTGAAGCCGATGGAGTCATTATTACCAGTGAAGGTGGTGGCAATATATTGTTGGAAACCATGCTTGCATGTCGTGAGTGTGAGGAGAGAGGCATTAAAACAGCTATTGTTATGTCAGAGTTCTGTGGCCATCAAGGAACTGGTTCTCCCTTCGTAGACTCGGTTCCCGAAGCTGATTTGATCGTAAGCACGGGAAACACGGAAGAGCTTATGGAATTCCCCGAAATGGAAGTTGCATATGGCGGAAAAACATGGATAGCTACTGATGTCCCCAGTAATAAAGCAATTAAACGTAGTATTTACGACACTGTAGCAAGCGCTAACTCCATGTTGGGACATGCCAAACTCAAGGCCTACGACTATTAG
- a CDS encoding glycine/betaine/sarcosine/D-proline family reductase selenoprotein B yields MADQIKVVFYMNQFFAGIGGEEKADQIPIELEELKGPALALSQVIKESNAEVVKTVVCGDSFFGENEEQAKKELLGMIKAASPDIFLASPAFGSGRNGVATASICSAVTQELGIPAVTAMYPDNPGSELVYPAYALPTSNRAEKMINVLEDMWNFALKVKDGEVRGSAARENYIPRGVRKNEVDESTAAERVLPLLLSKIKGEAYVTEVALPKHDAVEAPKPVTNMKKATLALVTEGSLVPFGNPDKLESWWGEHWYKYSIEGLDDFEKGKYETIHAGFENANIDDDPDRLLPLDVARIAEKEGRIGKLFDIYLTTTGMETATSSAKRMGREMAEFLRSEGVDAAIVTGT; encoded by the coding sequence ATGGCTGATCAGATAAAAGTTGTTTTCTATATGAACCAGTTTTTTGCTGGAATTGGCGGAGAAGAGAAGGCTGACCAGATTCCTATCGAACTTGAAGAATTGAAAGGACCTGCGTTAGCTTTATCGCAAGTTATAAAAGAGAGTAATGCTGAGGTAGTCAAGACAGTCGTATGCGGAGATAGCTTTTTTGGTGAGAATGAGGAGCAGGCAAAAAAAGAGCTTCTTGGCATGATAAAAGCGGCTTCTCCTGATATTTTCTTGGCTAGCCCTGCCTTTGGTTCTGGCAGGAATGGTGTTGCTACTGCGTCAATTTGTAGTGCTGTCACCCAAGAATTGGGAATTCCTGCCGTAACGGCTATGTATCCCGATAACCCTGGTTCGGAGCTTGTATATCCTGCCTATGCTTTGCCCACATCGAATAGAGCAGAAAAGATGATTAACGTTTTGGAGGATATGTGGAATTTCGCCTTAAAGGTGAAAGACGGTGAAGTGAGAGGGAGCGCTGCACGTGAAAATTACATTCCCCGTGGCGTAAGAAAAAATGAAGTTGATGAGTCTACTGCCGCAGAGAGGGTTCTTCCCCTTTTGCTTTCTAAGATTAAAGGAGAAGCTTATGTAACTGAGGTTGCTCTTCCCAAACATGACGCAGTTGAAGCTCCTAAGCCAGTGACCAACATGAAGAAAGCAACTTTGGCTCTGGTAACAGAAGGAAGTCTGGTTCCTTTCGGTAACCCTGATAAACTTGAATCCTGGTGGGGAGAACACTGGTACAAATATTCCATTGAAGGCTTGGATGATTTCGAGAAAGGAAAATACGAGACTATACATGCCGGTTTTGAAAATGCCAATATTGACGATGATCCAGACAGATTACTTCCCCTTGACGTGGCCCGTATAGCAGAGAAGGAAGGCCGCATTGGCAAACTATTTGACATTTATCTCACTACAACAGGTATGGAAACGGCTACGAGTTCCGCTAAAAGAATGGGCCGCGAGATGGCAGAATTTTTGAGATCTGAAGGTGTAGATGCAGCTATTGTAACTGGAACCTGA